One Pseudomonas muyukensis DNA segment encodes these proteins:
- a CDS encoding ABC transporter ATP-binding protein: MATLELRNVHKTYGAGLPDTLKDIQLAIKDGEFLILVGPSGCGKSTLMNCIAGLESISGGAILIDDADVSGMSPKDRDIAMVFQSYALYPTMNVRDNIAFGLKIRKLPQAAIDDEVARVAKLLQIEHLLARKPGQLSGGQQQRVAMGRALARRPKIYLFDEPLSNLDAKLRVEMRTEIKLMHQRLKTTTVYVTHDQIEAMTLGDKVAVMKDGIIQQFGTPQQIYNDPANLFVASFIGSPPMNFIPVRLSRQEGRVLALLDSGQARCELPLGVAAAELEGREVILGVRPEQISLGTAQGNGLPGIRAEVQVTEPTGPDLLVFVTLNQTKVCCRLAPDVACRVGDSLDLQFDPARVLLFDASSGERLDLAATAIKDNVTRFKGR, encoded by the coding sequence ATGGCAACACTCGAACTTCGCAATGTGCACAAGACCTACGGCGCGGGCTTGCCGGACACGCTCAAGGACATCCAGCTGGCGATCAAGGACGGCGAGTTCCTGATCCTGGTCGGCCCCTCGGGATGTGGCAAGTCGACACTGATGAACTGCATCGCCGGCCTGGAAAGCATCAGCGGCGGGGCGATCCTCATCGACGACGCGGATGTCAGCGGCATGAGCCCCAAGGATCGCGACATCGCCATGGTGTTTCAGTCTTACGCGCTGTACCCGACCATGAACGTGCGCGACAACATCGCCTTCGGCCTGAAGATCCGCAAGCTGCCCCAGGCGGCCATCGACGACGAGGTGGCGCGGGTGGCCAAGCTGCTGCAGATCGAGCACTTGCTGGCGCGCAAGCCCGGCCAGCTGTCCGGCGGCCAGCAGCAGCGCGTGGCCATGGGCCGGGCACTGGCGCGGCGGCCGAAGATCTACCTGTTCGACGAACCGCTGTCGAACCTGGACGCCAAGCTGCGGGTGGAGATGCGCACCGAGATCAAGCTGATGCACCAGCGCCTGAAGACCACCACGGTGTACGTCACCCACGACCAGATCGAAGCGATGACGCTCGGTGACAAGGTGGCGGTGATGAAGGACGGCATCATCCAGCAGTTCGGCACGCCGCAGCAGATCTACAACGACCCGGCCAACCTGTTCGTCGCCAGCTTCATCGGTTCGCCGCCGATGAACTTCATTCCGGTGCGCCTGAGCCGCCAGGAAGGTCGCGTGCTGGCCCTGCTCGACAGCGGTCAGGCGCGCTGCGAGCTGCCGCTGGGCGTAGCGGCGGCCGAGCTGGAGGGGCGTGAAGTGATCCTTGGCGTGCGTCCGGAGCAGATCAGCCTGGGCACCGCGCAGGGCAATGGCCTGCCGGGTATCCGCGCCGAGGTGCAGGTGACCGAACCCACCGGGCCGGACCTGCTGGTGTTCGTCACCCTCAACCAGACCAAGGTCTGCTGCCGCCTGGCGCCGGATGTGGCGTGCCGGGTCGGCGACAGCCTCGACTTGCAGTTCGACCCGGCGCGGGTGCTGCTGTTCGACGCCAGTAGCGGCGAACGCTTGGATCTTGCCGCCACCGCCATAAAGGACAACGTGACGCGTTTCAAAGGCCGTTAA
- a CDS encoding carbohydrate ABC transporter permease, producing the protein MTSPVDKPALNPGRLAIHAVLLLAVLLYLVPLVVMLLTSFKTPEDIGSGNLLSWPAAFTGIGWAKAWATVNGYFLNSILITVPAVLISTAIGALNGYVLSMWRFRGSQLFFGLLLFGCFLPFQTVLLPASFTLGKLGLASTTSGLVLVHVVYGLAFTTLFFRNYYVSIPEALVKAARLDGAGFFTIFGRIILPMSTPIVMVCLIWQFTQIWNDFLFGVVFSSGDSQPITVALNNLVNTSTGAKEYNVDMAAAMIAGLPTLLVYVVAGKYFVRGLTAGAVKG; encoded by the coding sequence ATGACTAGTCCTGTCGACAAACCCGCGCTGAACCCCGGCCGCCTTGCGATCCACGCAGTGCTGCTGCTGGCGGTGCTGCTGTACCTGGTGCCATTGGTGGTCATGCTGCTGACCAGCTTCAAGACCCCCGAAGACATCGGCAGCGGCAACCTGCTGAGCTGGCCGGCGGCATTCACCGGCATTGGCTGGGCCAAGGCCTGGGCCACGGTCAACGGCTATTTCCTCAACTCGATCCTGATCACCGTGCCGGCGGTGCTGATCTCCACGGCCATCGGCGCGCTCAATGGCTATGTGTTGTCGATGTGGCGCTTCCGTGGCTCGCAGCTGTTCTTCGGCCTGCTGCTGTTCGGCTGCTTCCTGCCGTTCCAGACCGTGCTGCTGCCGGCCTCGTTCACCCTCGGCAAGCTGGGCCTGGCCAGCACCACCAGCGGACTGGTGCTGGTGCATGTGGTCTATGGCCTGGCCTTCACCACGCTGTTCTTTCGCAACTACTACGTGAGCATCCCCGAGGCGCTGGTCAAGGCCGCGCGCCTGGATGGCGCCGGGTTCTTCACCATCTTCGGGCGGATCATCCTGCCGATGTCGACGCCGATCGTCATGGTCTGCCTGATCTGGCAGTTCACCCAGATCTGGAACGACTTCCTGTTCGGCGTGGTGTTCTCCAGCGGCGACTCGCAACCGATCACCGTGGCCCTCAACAACCTGGTCAACACCAGCACCGGGGCCAAGGAGTACAACGTCGACATGGCTGCGGCGATGATCGCCGGGCTGCCGACGCTGCTGGTCTATGTGGTCGCAGGCAAGTATTTCGTGCGCGGGCTGACTGCCGGCGCGGTCAAGGGGTAA
- a CDS encoding carbohydrate ABC transporter permease, producing the protein MTTATARLRASPLDALQRWLPKLVLAPSMFIVLVGFYGYILWTFVLSFTTSTFLPTYKWAGLAQYARLFDNDRWWVASKNLLLFGGLFIGITLAIGVFLAVLLDQRIRREGFIRTIYLYPMALSMIVTGTAWKWLLNPGMGLDKLLRDWGWEGFRLDWLIDPDRVVYCLVIAAVWQASGFIMAMFLAGLRGVDPSIIRAAQLDGASLPRIYWTVVLPSLRPVFFSALMILAHIAIKSFDLVAAMTAGGPGYSSDLPAMFMYSFTFSRGQMGMGSASAILMLGAILAIIVPYLYSELRGKRHD; encoded by the coding sequence ATGACCACAGCAACCGCCCGCCTGCGGGCTTCCCCCCTGGACGCGCTGCAGCGCTGGCTACCGAAACTGGTGCTGGCGCCGAGCATGTTCATCGTCCTGGTGGGCTTCTACGGCTACATTTTGTGGACCTTCGTCCTCTCGTTCACCACCTCGACTTTCCTGCCCACCTACAAGTGGGCGGGCCTGGCGCAGTACGCCCGGCTGTTCGACAACGACCGCTGGTGGGTGGCGAGCAAGAACCTGCTGCTGTTCGGCGGCCTGTTCATCGGCATCACCCTGGCCATCGGCGTGTTCCTCGCCGTGCTGCTCGACCAGCGCATCCGCCGCGAAGGCTTTATCCGCACCATTTACCTCTACCCCATGGCGCTGTCGATGATCGTCACCGGTACCGCCTGGAAGTGGCTGCTCAACCCCGGCATGGGCCTGGACAAGCTGCTGCGCGACTGGGGCTGGGAAGGCTTTCGCCTGGACTGGCTGATCGACCCCGACCGAGTGGTCTACTGCCTGGTGATCGCTGCCGTGTGGCAGGCCTCGGGCTTCATCATGGCGATGTTCCTCGCTGGCCTGCGCGGCGTCGACCCGTCGATCATCCGCGCCGCCCAACTCGACGGCGCCAGCCTGCCGCGCATCTACTGGACCGTGGTGCTGCCCAGCCTGCGCCCGGTGTTCTTCAGCGCGCTGATGATCCTGGCGCACATCGCCATCAAGAGCTTCGACCTGGTCGCGGCGATGACCGCGGGCGGGCCGGGCTACTCCTCGGACCTGCCGGCGATGTTCATGTATTCGTTCACCTTCAGCCGTGGGCAGATGGGCATGGGTTCGGCCAGCGCCATCCTCATGCTGGGCGCGATCCTGGCGATCATCGTTCCCTATCTGTACTCCGAACTGCGGGGCAAACGCCATGACTAG
- a CDS encoding ABC transporter substrate-binding protein — translation MHPTLRLAAAISFASLFSLSAQAADSKGSVEVVHWWTSGGEKAAVDVLKAQVEKDGFTWKDGAVAGGGGATAMTVLKSRAVAGNPPGVAQIKGPDIQDWAATGLLDPDVLKEVAKQEKWDSLLDKKVADTVKYDGDYVAVPVNIHRINWLWINPQVFKKAGIDKAPSNLDEFYAAADKLKAAGFIPLAHGGQPWQDSTVFESVVLSVMGVDGYRKALVELDKDALTGPAMVKALTELKKVATYMDPDGKGQDWNLEAGKVINGKAGMQIMGDWAKSEWTLAKKTAGKDYQCVAFPGTDQAFLYNIDSLVVFKQKDKGTAAGQQDIARKVLGEDFQKVFSINKGSIPVRNDMLADMGKYGFDSCAQTAAKDFLADAKTGGLQPSMAHNMATSLAVQGAFFDVVTNYINDPKADPADAAKKLYAAVKAAQ, via the coding sequence ATGCATCCAACGCTTCGTCTCGCCGCCGCGATCTCCTTCGCTTCCCTGTTCTCCCTCAGTGCCCAGGCCGCCGACTCCAAAGGCAGCGTGGAAGTCGTCCATTGGTGGACCTCCGGCGGTGAAAAGGCCGCGGTGGATGTGCTCAAGGCCCAGGTCGAGAAAGATGGCTTCACCTGGAAGGACGGCGCCGTTGCCGGTGGCGGTGGCGCCACCGCCATGACCGTGCTCAAGAGCCGCGCCGTGGCCGGCAACCCGCCTGGAGTCGCGCAGATCAAGGGCCCGGATATCCAGGACTGGGCTGCCACCGGGCTGCTCGATCCCGACGTACTCAAGGAGGTGGCCAAGCAAGAAAAGTGGGACAGCCTGCTCGACAAGAAAGTGGCCGACACCGTGAAGTACGACGGTGACTACGTGGCCGTGCCGGTCAACATCCACCGCATCAACTGGCTGTGGATCAACCCGCAGGTGTTCAAGAAGGCCGGTATCGACAAGGCCCCGAGCAATCTCGACGAATTCTACGCCGCCGCCGACAAGCTCAAGGCCGCCGGTTTCATCCCGCTGGCCCACGGTGGCCAGCCGTGGCAGGACAGCACGGTGTTCGAGAGCGTGGTGCTCTCGGTCATGGGCGTTGACGGGTACAGGAAGGCCCTGGTCGAGCTGGACAAGGATGCCCTGACCGGCCCGGCAATGGTCAAGGCCCTCACCGAGCTGAAGAAGGTCGCCACCTACATGGACCCCGACGGCAAGGGCCAGGACTGGAACCTGGAAGCGGGCAAGGTCATCAACGGCAAGGCCGGCATGCAGATCATGGGCGACTGGGCCAAGAGCGAGTGGACCCTGGCCAAGAAGACCGCCGGCAAGGACTACCAGTGCGTGGCCTTCCCCGGCACCGACCAGGCCTTCCTCTACAACATCGACTCGCTGGTGGTGTTCAAGCAGAAGGACAAGGGTACTGCGGCGGGCCAGCAGGACATCGCGCGCAAGGTATTGGGCGAGGACTTCCAGAAGGTCTTCAGCATCAACAAGGGCTCGATCCCGGTGCGCAACGACATGCTTGCCGACATGGGCAAATACGGCTTCGACAGCTGCGCCCAGACTGCGGCCAAGGACTTCCTGGCCGACGCCAAGACTGGCGGACTGCAACCGAGCATGGCGCACAACATGGCCACCAGCCTGGCGGTACAGGGCGCGTTCTTCGATGTGGTGACCAACTACATCAACGATCCCAAGGCCGATCCTGCCGATGCGGCGAAGAAGCTCTACGCGGCGGTGAAGGCGGCTCAGTAG
- a CDS encoding D-mannose isomerase — protein MANRWIDSPTHRAWLDAEALRLLAFARASRLPQGFGNLDDAGRLPRCALAETLNTARMSHSFALAHIQGVPGCRELVEHGVQALQGPLRDQEHDGWYAQPEGHGDTAKAAYLHAFVALAASSALVAGVTQAQALLDAVVQVIEQRFWCEEQGAWRESFSRDWRQVEAYRGANSNMHGVEAFLALADVTGDTRWLRRALRIVERLILAQAAADGFRVTEHFDAHWQPLPDYNRDNPADGFRPYGTTPGHAFEWARLVLHLEAALQRARLPVPSSLLPAARGLFDGACRHAWQADGAPGLVYTLDWHERPVVRERLHWVHAEASACAAALLQRTGEAQYEGWYRCFWEFIAAHFIDPVHGSWHHELDPSNQPSARIWGGKPDLYHALQALLLPRLPLAPSLACALAM, from the coding sequence ATGGCCAACCGCTGGATCGACTCCCCGACACACCGTGCCTGGCTCGACGCCGAGGCCCTGCGCCTGCTTGCCTTCGCTAGAGCCTCGCGCCTGCCCCAGGGTTTCGGCAACCTCGACGACGCAGGTCGTCTGCCCCGTTGCGCCCTGGCCGAGACCTTGAACACCGCGCGCATGAGCCACAGCTTCGCCCTGGCGCATATCCAGGGTGTGCCGGGGTGTCGCGAACTGGTCGAGCATGGTGTCCAGGCCCTGCAAGGCCCGCTGCGCGACCAGGAGCACGATGGCTGGTACGCGCAGCCCGAAGGTCATGGCGACACCGCCAAGGCCGCCTACCTGCATGCCTTCGTCGCCCTGGCCGCCAGCTCGGCGCTGGTGGCGGGTGTCACACAGGCCCAGGCCCTGCTGGATGCAGTGGTCCAGGTCATCGAGCAGCGCTTCTGGTGCGAGGAGCAGGGCGCCTGGCGCGAGTCGTTCTCCCGCGACTGGCGGCAGGTGGAGGCTTACCGGGGCGCCAACAGCAACATGCACGGCGTCGAAGCGTTTCTCGCCCTGGCCGATGTGACCGGCGACACGCGGTGGCTGCGCCGCGCCCTGCGGATCGTCGAACGCTTGATCCTCGCCCAGGCCGCCGCCGACGGTTTTCGGGTCACCGAGCATTTCGACGCGCACTGGCAGCCATTGCCCGACTACAACCGCGACAACCCCGCCGATGGCTTTCGTCCCTACGGCACCACGCCAGGTCATGCCTTCGAATGGGCGCGCCTGGTGCTGCACCTGGAGGCGGCCCTGCAACGGGCGCGGTTGCCGGTGCCCAGCTCATTGCTGCCGGCCGCCAGGGGCCTGTTCGACGGTGCCTGCCGCCATGCTTGGCAAGCCGATGGCGCGCCGGGGTTGGTCTATACCCTCGACTGGCACGAGCGCCCAGTGGTGCGCGAGCGCCTGCACTGGGTGCATGCCGAGGCCAGCGCCTGCGCCGCGGCCCTGCTGCAACGCACCGGCGAGGCGCAGTACGAGGGTTGGTATCGCTGCTTCTGGGAGTTCATCGCCGCGCACTTCATCGACCCCGTGCATGGCAGCTGGCACCACGAGCTCGACCCGTCCAACCAGCCCAGCGCGCGTATCTGGGGTGGCAAGCCCGACCTTTATCACGCCCTGCAGGCGCTGCTGCTGCCACGCCTGCCGTTGGCGCCCAGCTTGGCTTGCGCCCTGGCTATGTAA
- a CDS encoding ATP-binding protein, whose amino-acid sequence MSARASDGRWRLLPRSLLGRMLLLTLLVVLLAQGLSSLIWVAQLRASQLQGLRASASSLAHSMSASVSYFRSLPVAYRPMVLDQLRSMGGTRFFVSLNVKPLDMSVLPVTPRKQAVIEVFQDVLHERLGQQMEISVEFVSPDDLRIFNSGLKLDELPRSWAHYSLTLEPLNPPVLVTQIRLGEGEWLYIASLLPEPYTSLEAERLPRQQIGFIALTTALLLLFIGLLVHWQSRPLKRLARAARELSLGADVAPVAEGGGSEVVEVGRAFNSMRERISRYLTERAQLFSAVSHDLRTPITRLRLRVELLEDEQLQAKFSRDLDELELLVKGALQCVKDTDIHENIEPIDLNQVLEMLAEPYLGDGRITLEGRALAPYLGKSLALRRCIGNLIDNAIKYGERAQLRILDSAESFVLQVDDQGPGVPEQRLEQVFEPHFRLAGQQQGYGLGLGIARNIAHSHGGEVSLFNLREGGLRVTLYLPRTAE is encoded by the coding sequence ATGTCTGCGCGGGCTAGCGACGGGCGCTGGCGCCTGCTGCCGCGCTCGCTGCTGGGGCGCATGCTGCTGCTCACCTTGCTGGTGGTGTTGCTGGCCCAGGGCTTGTCGAGCCTGATCTGGGTGGCGCAGTTGCGCGCCAGCCAGTTGCAGGGATTGCGCGCCAGCGCCAGCAGCCTGGCCCACTCGATGAGCGCCAGCGTCAGCTACTTCCGCTCGTTGCCGGTGGCGTATCGGCCGATGGTCCTCGACCAGTTGCGCAGCATGGGCGGCACGCGCTTTTTCGTCTCGCTCAACGTCAAGCCGCTGGACATGTCGGTGCTGCCGGTGACGCCGCGCAAGCAGGCGGTGATCGAGGTGTTCCAGGACGTGCTGCACGAGCGCCTGGGCCAGCAGATGGAGATTTCCGTCGAATTCGTCAGCCCGGACGATCTGCGCATCTTCAACAGCGGCCTGAAACTCGATGAGCTGCCTCGCTCCTGGGCGCACTACTCGTTGACCCTGGAACCGCTCAACCCCCCGGTGCTGGTGACCCAGATCCGCCTGGGCGAAGGCGAGTGGCTGTACATCGCCTCGTTGCTGCCCGAGCCCTACACCAGCCTCGAGGCCGAGCGCCTGCCGCGCCAGCAGATCGGCTTCATCGCCCTGACCACTGCCTTGTTGTTGCTGTTCATCGGTTTGCTGGTGCACTGGCAGAGCCGGCCGCTCAAGCGCCTGGCGCGGGCGGCGCGGGAGTTGTCGCTGGGCGCCGACGTGGCGCCGGTGGCCGAGGGCGGCGGCAGCGAGGTGGTCGAGGTGGGGCGGGCATTCAACAGCATGCGCGAGCGCATCAGCCGCTACCTGACCGAGCGCGCCCAGCTGTTCAGTGCGGTGTCCCACGACCTGCGCACGCCGATCACCCGCCTGCGCCTGCGGGTCGAACTGCTCGAGGACGAGCAACTGCAAGCGAAATTCAGCCGCGACCTCGACGAGCTGGAGCTGCTGGTCAAGGGCGCCTTGCAGTGCGTGAAGGACACCGACATTCACGAGAACATCGAGCCGATCGACCTCAACCAGGTGCTGGAGATGCTCGCCGAGCCTTACCTGGGCGATGGTCGCATCACCCTCGAGGGACGGGCGCTGGCGCCGTATTTGGGCAAGTCACTGGCGTTGCGGCGCTGCATCGGCAACCTGATCGACAACGCCATCAAGTACGGCGAACGGGCGCAGCTGCGGATCCTCGACAGTGCCGAGAGCTTCGTCCTGCAGGTGGACGACCAGGGGCCGGGGGTGCCGGAACAGCGCCTGGAGCAGGTCTTCGAGCCGCACTTCCGGCTGGCCGGGCAGCAGCAGGGCTATGGGCTGGGGCTGGGGATCGCGCGCAACATCGCCCACAGCCATGGTGGCGAGGTGAGCCTGTTCAACCTGCGTGAGGGTGGGTTGCGGGTGACCTTGTACCTACCCCGTACAGCCGAATGA
- a CDS encoding response regulator, with product MVDDDQDIRELLQTYLARCGLQVHAEPDGQGFRRALDATPYDLVILDVMLPDEDGFSLCRWVRQHPRQARVPIIMLTASSDEADRVIGLELGADDYLGKPFSPRELQARIKALLRRADFGQAAPASAVLAFDDWRLDTVSHRLFHRDGEEVILSGADFALLKLFLDHPQQILDRDTIGNATRGREPMPLDRIVDMAVSRLRQRLRDTDKPPRLIRTVRGSGYLLAAHVCAG from the coding sequence ATGGTCGACGACGACCAGGATATCCGCGAACTGTTGCAGACCTACCTTGCCCGCTGCGGCTTGCAGGTCCATGCCGAACCCGATGGCCAGGGCTTTCGCCGCGCCCTGGACGCCACCCCCTACGACCTGGTGATCCTCGACGTGATGCTGCCCGACGAGGATGGTTTCAGCCTGTGCCGCTGGGTGCGCCAGCACCCGCGCCAGGCACGGGTACCGATCATCATGCTCACCGCCAGCTCCGATGAGGCCGACCGGGTCATCGGCCTGGAGCTGGGCGCCGACGACTACCTGGGCAAGCCCTTCAGCCCGCGCGAGTTGCAGGCGCGGATCAAGGCCCTGCTGCGCCGCGCCGACTTCGGCCAGGCCGCGCCGGCCAGTGCCGTGCTGGCCTTCGACGACTGGCGCCTGGACACCGTCAGCCATCGCCTGTTCCACCGCGACGGCGAGGAGGTGATTCTCTCCGGTGCTGACTTCGCCTTGCTCAAGCTGTTCCTCGACCACCCACAACAGATCCTCGACCGCGACACCATCGGCAACGCCACCCGGGGCCGCGAGCCGATGCCACTGGACCGTATCGTCGACATGGCGGTGAGCCGCCTGCGCCAACGCCTGCGCGACACCGACAAGCCGCCGCGGCTGATCCGCACCGTGCGTGGCAGTGGCTACCTGCTGGCGGCCCATGTCTGCGCGGGCTAG
- a CDS encoding glucokinase encodes MKALLVGDIGGTNARFALWRDNELQAVQVLATADYTSPEQAIEAYLADQGIARGGLAAVCLAVAGPVDGDEFRFTNNHWRLSRSAFCQTLQVERLLLINDFSAMALGMTRLRAGEFREVCAGRTDPSRPALVIGPGTGLGVGSLLRHGEHWLALPGEGGHVDLPVGNAREAAIHQEIHRQIGHVSAETVLSGGGLVRLYQAICALDGATPTHKTPAQITDAALGGEPRALAVVEQFCRFLGRVAGNNVLTLGARGGVYIVGGVIPRFAELFLRSGFAASFADKGCMSGYFAGVPVWLVTAEFSGLLGAGVALQQSLVH; translated from the coding sequence ATGAAGGCCTTGCTGGTCGGCGACATCGGTGGCACCAACGCACGTTTCGCCTTGTGGCGCGACAACGAGCTGCAGGCGGTCCAGGTGCTGGCCACCGCCGACTACACCAGCCCCGAGCAGGCCATCGAGGCCTACCTGGCCGACCAGGGTATCGCCCGTGGCGGCCTGGCGGCGGTGTGCCTGGCGGTGGCAGGGCCCGTGGACGGCGACGAATTCCGTTTTACCAACAACCACTGGCGCCTGAGCCGCAGCGCGTTCTGCCAGACGCTGCAGGTCGAGCGCCTGCTGCTGATCAACGACTTTTCCGCGATGGCGCTGGGCATGACCCGCCTGCGTGCAGGCGAATTTCGTGAAGTCTGCGCAGGCCGCACCGACCCGTCGCGCCCGGCGCTGGTGATCGGCCCCGGCACCGGCCTGGGCGTGGGCAGCCTGCTGCGCCACGGTGAGCACTGGCTGGCGCTGCCGGGGGAGGGCGGGCATGTCGACCTGCCGGTGGGCAATGCCCGCGAGGCGGCGATTCATCAGGAAATCCATCGGCAGATCGGCCATGTCAGTGCCGAGACGGTGCTCAGTGGCGGTGGGCTGGTGCGCTTGTACCAGGCGATCTGTGCCCTCGATGGTGCCACGCCGACGCACAAGACCCCGGCGCAGATCACCGACGCGGCGCTGGGCGGCGAGCCACGGGCGCTGGCGGTGGTCGAGCAGTTCTGCCGCTTCCTCGGCCGGGTGGCGGGCAACAATGTGCTCACCCTGGGCGCCCGGGGCGGGGTCTACATTGTCGGGGGGGTGATCCCGCGCTTCGCCGAACTGTTCCTGCGCAGTGGCTTTGCCGCCAGTTTCGCCGACAAGGGCTGCATGAGCGGCTACTTCGCCGGGGTGCCGGTATGGTTGGTGACGGCGGAGTTTTCCGGGTTGCTGGGGGCCGGGGTAGCCTTGCAGCAGTCGCTGGTTCACTGA
- the edd gene encoding phosphogluconate dehydratase, which produces MHPRILEVTERLIARSRRTRERYLELIRGAASEGPMRAQLQCANFAHGVAGCGGDDKQTLRLMNAANVAIVSAYNDMLSAHQPYQHFPEQIKQALREIGSVGQFAGGVPAMCDGVTQGEPGMELAIASREVIAMSTAIALSHNMFDAALMLGICDKIVPGLMMGALRFGHLPTIFVPGGPMVSGLSNKEKADVRQRYAEGKASREELLESEMKSYHSPGTCTFYGTANTNQLVMEVMGLHLPGASFVNPYTPLRDALTVEAARQVTRMTKASGSFMPIGEIVDEKALVNAIVALHATGGSTNHTLHIPAIAQAAGIQLTWQDMADLSEVVPTLSHVYPNGKADINHFQASGGMAFLIRELLDAGLLHEDVNTVAGHGLRRYTQEPFLEQGQLVWRDGPQASLDESILRPVARPFSAEGGLRVMEGNLGRGVMKVSAVAPEHRVVEAPARVFHDQQALADAFKAGELERDLVAVVRFQGPRCNGMPELHKLTPFLGVLQDRGYKVALVTDGRMSGASGKIPAAIHVCPEAYDGGPLARVRDGDIVRVDGAEGTLRIMVSAEELASRELPTPPTGNDLGCGRELFGFMRVAFSSAEQGASAFTSALENLK; this is translated from the coding sequence ATGCACCCGCGCATCCTTGAGGTCACCGAACGGCTCATCGCCCGCAGCCGCCGTACCCGTGAACGCTACCTTGAGCTGATCCGTGGGGCGGCCAGTGAAGGCCCCATGCGCGCCCAGTTGCAGTGCGCCAACTTCGCCCACGGCGTGGCGGGCTGCGGTGGGGACGACAAGCAGACCCTGCGGCTGATGAACGCCGCCAACGTGGCCATCGTCTCGGCCTACAACGACATGCTCTCGGCGCACCAGCCGTACCAGCACTTCCCCGAACAGATCAAACAGGCGCTGCGCGAGATCGGCTCGGTCGGCCAGTTCGCCGGTGGCGTGCCGGCCATGTGCGACGGCGTGACCCAGGGCGAACCGGGCATGGAGCTGGCCATCGCCAGCCGCGAAGTGATCGCCATGTCCACTGCCATCGCGCTGTCGCACAACATGTTCGATGCCGCGCTGATGCTGGGCATCTGCGACAAGATCGTGCCGGGCCTGATGATGGGTGCGCTGCGCTTCGGCCACCTGCCGACCATCTTCGTCCCCGGCGGGCCGATGGTCTCGGGCCTCTCCAACAAGGAGAAGGCCGATGTGCGCCAGCGCTATGCCGAGGGCAAGGCCAGCCGCGAGGAGCTGCTCGAGTCGGAGATGAAGAGCTACCACAGCCCCGGCACCTGTACCTTCTACGGCACCGCCAACACCAACCAGCTGGTGATGGAAGTGATGGGCCTGCACCTGCCGGGGGCTTCGTTCGTCAACCCTTACACGCCGCTGCGCGACGCGCTCACCGTCGAGGCCGCGCGCCAGGTCACGCGCATGACCAAGGCCAGCGGCAGCTTCATGCCCATCGGCGAGATCGTCGACGAGAAGGCGCTGGTCAATGCCATCGTCGCCCTGCACGCCACCGGTGGCTCGACCAACCACACCCTGCACATCCCGGCCATCGCCCAGGCTGCCGGTATCCAGCTGACCTGGCAGGACATGGCCGACTTGTCCGAGGTGGTACCGACGCTGTCCCACGTCTACCCCAACGGCAAGGCCGACATCAATCACTTCCAGGCCAGCGGCGGCATGGCCTTCCTCATTCGCGAGCTGCTCGATGCCGGCCTGTTGCACGAGGACGTCAACACCGTGGCCGGCCATGGCCTGCGCCGCTACACCCAGGAGCCGTTCCTGGAGCAGGGGCAGTTGGTGTGGCGCGACGGCCCCCAGGCCAGCCTCGACGAAAGCATCCTGCGCCCGGTCGCGCGGCCGTTTTCCGCCGAGGGCGGCCTGCGCGTGATGGAGGGCAACCTGGGCCGTGGGGTGATGAAGGTCTCCGCCGTGGCCCCCGAGCACCGCGTGGTGGAGGCTCCGGCCCGGGTGTTCCACGACCAGCAGGCGCTGGCCGATGCGTTCAAGGCCGGCGAGCTGGAGCGCGACCTGGTCGCGGTGGTGCGCTTCCAGGGCCCGCGTTGCAACGGCATGCCCGAATTGCACAAGCTGACACCTTTCCTCGGTGTGCTGCAGGACCGCGGCTACAAGGTGGCGCTGGTCACCGACGGGCGGATGTCTGGCGCCTCGGGCAAGATCCCGGCGGCCATCCATGTGTGCCCGGAAGCCTACGACGGCGGCCCGCTGGCACGGGTACGCGATGGTGATATCGTGCGCGTCGATGGTGCCGAAGGCACGCTGCGGATCATGGTATCGGCCGAGGAACTGGCCAGCCGTGAGCTGCCCACGCCGCCCACGGGCAACGACCTGGGCTGCGGGCGCGAGCTGTTCGGCTTCATGCGCGTGGCGTTCAGTTCCGCCGAACAGGGCGCGAGCGCCTTCACTTCGGCCCTGGAGAACCTCAAATGA